From Drosophila yakuba strain Tai18E2 chromosome 2L, Prin_Dyak_Tai18E2_2.1, whole genome shotgun sequence, one genomic window encodes:
- the LOC6527530 gene encoding uncharacterized protein LOC6527530 codes for MDNHLDKNDADERLSSPESQHEIIINMPPAVEHGHVVYLPDANLDATGTEASFKLDLKELLPNAGRTENDRVTSQLDDVPSTSAQSAVLNPRSAEDQGLQTKIENPKKAGSPKQLRNVLELICRFSHDLDVMESLEAPHPAVILQIPQYCELGTQTTEVPSQSRRLRLDLTNLRPDPNRPPCERRQHTFTISGNNLPANPPQLRQTICARIGRSICDFVAAFCLCLQVNKDCIFCLGFFVAFVISASFLTAFFYRTLSFSSSPVRVVANPVSGTMRYELATLRFNGGYYYIYNSSQQKFL; via the coding sequence ATGGATAATCATCTAGATAAGAACGATGCAGACGAGAGGCTGTCATCGCCGGAATCTCAACatgaaattataataaatatgcCACCCGCCGTTGAACATGGCCATGTTGTGTATCTGCCAGATGCGAATTTGGATGCCACAGGGACGGAGGCTTCATTCAAACTCGACCTAAAGGAGCTACTTCCGAATGCGGGTCGAACAGAGAACGATCGTGTGACTTCCCAGCTGGATGATGTGCCCAGCACGAGTGCTCAATCCGCAGTTCTCAATCCCCGATCCGCAGAGGATCAGGGTCTCCAGACCAAGATAGAGAATCCCAAAAAGGCAGGATCCCCTAAGCAGTTGCGTAATGTACTGGAACTAATCTGTCGCTTCTCCCACGATCTCGATGTAATGGAGAGCCTGGAGGCACCCCACCCGGCAGTCATTCTCCAAATTCCACAATACTGCGAACTGGGCACCCAGACCACTGAGGTGCCATCCCAGTCCCGGCGATTGCGTTTGGATCTGACCAACCTGAGACCAGATCCAAATCGACCGCCCTGCGAACGCAGGCAGCACACGTTCACCATTAGTGGCAACAATCTGCCGGCCAATCCTCCCCAGCTTCGACAAACGATCTGCGCGCGAATTGGACGCTCCATCTGCGATTTTGTGGCAGCCTTTTGCCTCTGCCTGCAGGTGAACAAGGATTGTATCTTCTGTCTGGGTTTCTTTGTGGCCTTTGTGATCAGTGCCAGCTTCCTCACTGCCTTCTTCTACCGCACCCTCAGCTTCTCCTCGTCACCGGTGCGAGTGGTTGCCAATCCGGTGAGTGGCACCATGCGCTACGAACTTGCCACACTGAGATTTAACGGAGGCTACTACTACATCTATAATAGCAGTCAACAAAAGTTTCTCTAG
- the LOC6527529 gene encoding uncharacterized protein LOC6527529: MACREPPQTAIVINLLIGDLVQDAVNEPRKLSEQKNTCQRLFDILGFQADECFEDLDCNDVAATPSSITVRTNLKSSLAEANKRNWHGWMSKALAEEDSDEDVEIFRKKGSDGLKDIHSIGVQTDQPRRRIRVCPVDFAPALAPCESTRHTIFIDAVSVQIPNALGRPPLADRFCYMLTDFASALYCSFAIMCCCTPNMLR, from the exons ATGGCGTGCAGGGAGCCACCACAAACTGCGATCGTCATTAACTTGCTAATTGGGGATTTGGTTCAGGATGCCGTCAACGAACCACGCAAACTGTCCGAGCAGAAGAACACCTGCCAGCGACTCTTCGACATTTTAGGCTTTCAGGCCGACGAATGTTTTGAGGATTTGGACTGCAATGATGTGGCTGCAACGCCCAGTTCGATCACCGTCCGCACCAATTTGAAATCGAGTCTAGCCGaagcaaacaaacgaaattgGCACGGCTGGATGTCCAAGGCATTGGCGGAAg AAGATTCAGACGAGGATGTGGAGATCTTTAGGAAGAAGGGAAGCGATGGGCTCAAGGACATCCATTCGATTGGCGTGCAGACGGACCAGCCACGTCGGCGCATCCGAGTCTGTCCTGTGGATTTCGCCCCAGCTCTGGCACCCTGCGAATCGACGCGACACACGATCTTCATCGATGCCGTTTCCGTGCAGATTCCAAACGCATTGGGTCGACCGCCGCTGGCCGATAGATTTTGCTATATGTTGACCGATTTCGCTTCGGCGCTTTATTGTAGTTTCGCCATCATGTGTTGTTGCACACCCAATATGTTGagatga